The DNA segment AGTTTACCACAAGTAAATGATAGAAGTGCAAAGAGATTTAATATAGCAACAGGATATGCAACATATGGAGGGATACATTCATTTGCAGTAGGACTAGGATATTAATTTATTGATAAAGATGAAGTAAATGAAATTGATGATCTTAAAAATCTAGTTATAAATCAACAAAAACAAATAGAACAATTAATTAAAGATTTAAATGAATTAAAGAAAAAATAATAATTAAAAAATGAGAATGCTCAAAAAACATTCTCATTTTTGATATATTTAAAAAATTTAATTTAAATTTGAAGATCCTAAGAATGAAGAACCATTGAAGTTTGATGAACCATTAAAATTAAGATTATTTCTATAATTTATAGATTTTTCATTATCAGTTAATACATCATCATCTAAAACTTCTTGTTTGAAACCTAAATACTCATTTATGTTATCTTTATTTAAAGTTTTAAAGTCTATGCTTATATTACCAAATTCATTCATTTTTGCTTCAGCTACACCCCATTTAACATCGAAGTTATCAGATGGTATAGGGCTTGGAACATTTGCTGAATTTGAATATGCAAGTTCTATAAAATTATCATATATATCTAGGAATCCTAATATCACAATGTAATCATGATTAGGATCAATATTATTTATATACATACTACCATTTCTAGAATAAGTGAATATTTTTAATTTTTCACTACCATCAATATCTTTTAGTATAATTAATGGGTTTTCTGAAACTAATTGGTGATTATTTTTAATGTCATTAAAAGTATCCTCACGTACTTCCCAGTATGTGAATAAAGTATTTGTATTTTTAGGTATTAAAACTATTTCATTTTTAAAATAATTTGAAGGAAGAGTTTTTTTATTAAAGAATCTTTCTTCTCTTTCAGCTATTAAATCATATTTAGATTTCTCTACTTCTAATTTATTTGAATCTAAATTTATATTAGAAAATACATAACGTGAAAGATATTTTGGTTTTCTTCTATAAATTTGTTTTAAATTAGTTTGGTTAGGATAATTTCTATAACTTGAATATTTTTCTTTTTTAAATTTAATTATTTCTTTAATTTCATCATTTTCAATTACTACTTTAATTTCTTCGTCTTTTTTTTCATAATCAGTTTTTGTTTCTAAATTTTCATCTTTAATCATAGTATTTGCACCCCTTTTATTCTTTCCTATAAAATATAACACACATATTATTACAATTAGTAGTAAAATAGCCAAAATTATCATCTCCTCTTATTATTTTTAGTATCTATTGCATCAATTAATATATTACCTTCTAAAATTTCCTTGTGGAATGCACTTGCTGCTATCATTGCAGCATTATCCGTACAATATTCTAATTTTGGAAATATTATATCTAGATCTTTGAATTTTTCCTCATTGATTATAGCGTTTCTTAAAGTTTTATTTGCAGAAACGCCTCCAACTATAGAAATAGTTTTAACATCAAATTGATCTTTAGCTTTTATTAATTTATCTTTTACAATATCAATTAATTTATTCTGAAAAGAATGAGCTATATCTGCTTTAATATATTCTTCATTTTTCATTTTTTTCTGGTTTACATAGTTAGTTGCAAAAGTTTTAAGTCCACTAAAACTAAAATTTAAATTATCAATTTTAGGAGTAGGGAATGTTATAGAATTTTTACCACTAAGTGCTAATTTTTCTAATAATGGTCCTCCAGGATATTCTATATCCAATACTCTTGCTACTTTATCATAAGCTTCACCTATTGCATCATCTAATGTTTCACCTATTAATTTAAGTTCTTTATTTTCATTCATATAATAAAGAGAAGTATGGCCTCCTGATGCTACGAGTGTTAGCATAGGTAATTTAGGCTCATTTTCTATAAAAGTAGAAAATATATGTCCATTTATATGATTTACCGGTATAAGTGGTATGTTATTTGCAAAACTTAACCCTTTTGCAAACATAAGTCCAACTAAAAGCGAACCTATTAGACCTGGTGTATGAGTAACTGCTATATATGATATATCTTCTATTTTACAATTTGACTTTTTAAGTGCTAATTCATATACAGAAGAAATATTTTTAATATGTTGCCTTGAAGCAATTTCAGGGACAACTCCACCGTATTCTTTATGTATATCTATTTGACTTGAAACTATATTACTTAAAACTTCTTTACCATCTTTTAATATTGCAACAGAAGTTTCATCACATGAGCTTTCTATAGCTAATATAAGCATAAAATTAACCTCTTTTTTATTTTTATTTTAACAAATTTAATTTAAAAAGTAAAGATAAAAAAACACCCAACGGGTGTCTTTAAAAAGGAGTTATGAAGAAAAAGTTTTTAGCTTTTTCTTTGTTATACAGTTAGTATAACTTAAAAAAATCATTTTGTCAACATATTTTTTTATTCAGTATTAAATTTTAGATTTTTAATAAAACTACCTCTCCATTATTGGGAATTATAGCGGGTTCTGTAAGTGTTTTCCCTATATTTTGCATTATGGAAATTAACGAACCATGGGAAATGACTAGAATATTAGCATTTTCACCATAAATTTGCTTTAATTCATTTATTTTTTTCAAGGCTCTTTTTCTAACAGTATTAACACTTTCAAATCCTTTAAAATATTTTCCTGGATCAAAATTTTCTATATATAGCTTATATTTTCTCCAAAAATCAGCATAATTAGCTTTGATATAATCTATATGTGCTCCTTCAAGTTCACCAAATCCAACTTCTCTAAATTCTTCAAAAGTCAAGTTTTCATCTTCAAGTTCTAATTCATTTAGTATGATTTGTTTAGTTTTTATAGCACGTCCTAGGTCGCTGCTACAAATACAATCAAATTTTATTCCTTTAATTTTTTCTGCGGCTATATATGCTGATTTGTCATCTTCAAGTAAAGGAGTATCACTCCAACCTTGTATACGTCCTTCTAAATTCCAAATAGTTTTTCCGTGTCTCACAAAATATATATTCATTCATTTTCTCCTTATATTTTTTAATTACAATATACCATTATATGAAAAAAATGTAAATAAATATATACTTTTAAAAAAATTACTTTAAAAAAAAGCATATATATGCTAAAATTGTACTGAAAGTCTTAGGAGGAAATTTTTATGGCTAAAGCTAAAAATAATAAAAGCGTAAAAAATAAAGATAATAAAAAAAAAGTAAATATAGCTAAGAAAAATGATTGGGGAGATATTGGATTATTTGCCTTTGGACTTGGGTTATTTTGTTTATTAATAATAAAAGATTATTTGAGTCAAGGTAATATAATTGAAACAACTCTATACTATATAGTTTATACAGTTAGAATAATATTTGGTAATGCAAGTTTTATTTTATCTATTATATTAATGATTAATGGATATATAGGTATAAAGAAAAAAATAAAAAAAACAGTGATTTCAAGAAAAGTAGCAGGTATAATTGCTTTTTCAATGTATTGCTTACTTTTAAGTTTAGAGGAATTAGGACCTATATCTACTAATTTTAGTGAGGCAGTTTCAGATATATTAAGATATGCATTTGAATTTAAAGGGGGAGGACTTGTAGGAGGATTACTTTCTATACCTTTCTATTTATATATTAAAGAATTATGGTTGTTTTTAATAGTGTTATTATTAACAGTAGTATTTTCTATTCTATCTCTTTCAAGAGTTATAAGATTAATATATTTAACAATTTCTAAAACTATAGAATATTATAATAGTGATGAATATGAAAAAAAGAAAAAATTAATAGAAGCAAAAAAAACTTATGAACTTAACAAGCAAAAGGAACTTGAAGCTCAAAGAGAAAAAGAATTCACAGAATATTTTATAAAAATAAAAGAAGATAAACTTGAAAAAGAATTGTATAAAAAAAATGAAAATGAAAGTTCAAGTAATGAAGTAGAATATTATACTGAAAAAGAATTAGATGAAAAAAAGAAATTATGGCAAGATCATTATAACAGAATAGAAGAACTAAAAAAGTATGAAAAAGAAAGATTAGATAGAGAAAAAGAAGAAAAACTTTTAAGAAAAATTGAAAAAGAAAATTTAGAAAATTCTATTATCGAAAATGAAACTAATGATGATAATATAGAAGATTTTCCTGAAATTCATGAATATGATATTCAACCAGAATATAGATATGAACCTAAAGAATTTGATTTAGATGAATATACTAGTGAAGAATATATAGAAGAAAAGTATAGTATTTCAGATAATGTATATATATCACGTAATGAAAATAGTAATAGTGTAAATAGTGATTTTAATAAAGGATTAGTAGAAGATGAACAAAAGTTAGAAGTAGAAAATGAAGATAATTATGTTGAAATGTATAATATAGATACAGAAGATCTTAATAAATCTATAGAAGAGTTATTTAAATATAAATCTATGGATGCTTCTAAAAAAGAAGAAATGAAAAAAGAAATAGCAAGAAATATAAATTTACTTGAAGAGACATTAAAAAATTATGGTGTTAATGCAAAGGTAACAGATTATGCAACAGGTCCAACTATAACAAGATATGAAATAAAAATACCTCAAGATATAAGAGTTAAAAAAGTTACAGATCTTGAAAGTGAACTTAAAATGTATTTAAGAGCTGAAAGTATAAGAATTGAAGCTCCTATTCCAGGTAAAGATGCAATAGGAATAGAAACACCTAATAAGATTAAAGAACCTGTATATTTCTCAAACCTTATACATTCAGAAGAACTAGATAAAGGAATATTACCAGTAATACTTGGTAAAGATATAGTAGGTAAAGAAAGAATAATAGATATAACTAAATTACCACATTTATTAATAGCAGGAACTACAGGATCAGGTAAATCTATAGCTATAAACACTATGATATCATCACTTATAAGTAAAAAAACTGATGAAGAAGTTAAATTTATAATGGTAGATCCTAAAATGGTAGAACTTATGCCATATAACGGTATAGCACATTTATTAACACCAGTTATAACAGATCCTAATATGGCAGCAGTTGCTTTAAAATGGGCTGTAAATGAAATGGAAGATAGATATAAAAAACTTGCCTCTTTAGGATTAAGAAATATAGAAAGCTATAATAGTAAATTTAGCAGAGAAAAAATGTATTATATAGTTATAATAATAGATGAGTTGGCTGATTTAATGATGGTCGCGTCTAATAATGTAGAAACTTCAATTGCAAGAATTGCTCAAAAGGCACGTGCAATAGGTATACATTTAATAGTTGCAACACAAAGACCATCAACTGATGTAATAACAGGAATGATAAAGGCTAATTTACCAAGTAGAATATCATTTGCATTAAGATCAAATGTTGATTCAAGAACTATACTTGATCAACCAGGAGCAGAAAAACTATTAGGTAAAGGAGATATGCTATTCTTAGATAATGGTAAATCAAAACTTGAAAGATTACAAGGAGCCTTTATATCAGATGATGAAGTAATAGATTTAACAGATTTAATAAAATCTAAAAAGAAAGTAATATATAATGATAGTATATTAGTTGAAGATGAAATGGAAGATTCAAGTCGTGATCCTTTATTTGAAAAAGCAGTTGAAATTGCAAGAAATGAAGGAGAAAAAGACAAGAAATTATCAATATCACAACTTCAAAGAGAGCTTAAAGTAGGATATAATAGAGCTGCAAGAATTTGTGATCAACTTAAACAATTTGGAGTTATAAACGAAGATAATGAATATACAAATTCAGAGTTATATTAGAAAGGGTAACGATGTTAAATAATCTTTTGAAAAAAATTAGAAGAAGTATGAAATTAAAAAGAAATACAAAAGACATAGGTATAGATTTAGGTACAGCAAATACTGTATTATATGTTAAAGGTGAAAATATAGTTATAAATGAACCTACATATGTTGCTGTTAATAATAGAAATGATAATTCAATAGAATTTATAGGGAAAAAAGCAAAAGAAATAATGGGTAGAACTCCAGGTTATATGGATGTAATAAGACCTTTAAAAAATGGAGTTATATCTGATTATGAAATAACAGAAAAAATGCTTTCAAAATTTTTAGATAGAATAAAAAAAGGTGAGTTATATAACGATAGAGTTATAATTTGTGTTCCAAGTGGAGTAACTCAAGTTGAAAGACGTGCAGTAGTAGATGCAGTCAAAGATGCAGGTGCAAAAGAAGTATATTTAATAGAAGAACCTGTAGCAGCTGCAATAGGTGCAGGTATAGATATGTTTGAACCTAAAGGTCATTTAATAGTTGATATAGGTGGAGGAACTACTGAGATTGCATTTATAGTTTCGGGAGGAGCTGCAAAAACTCATTCAATTAAGATAGCAGGAGATCAATTAAATAGTGATATAATAGATTATGTTAGAGATAATTTTAATTTAAATATAGGTGAAAAAACTGCAGAAGATTTAAAAATAATAGCAACTAATGAAAAAGATTCAGATGTTTTATATGAAATAAAAGGTGCAGAAGCTGTTACAGGTATACCTAAAGAAATTAGAATATCTGTAAAAGAAGTTAATCAATCTATAGATAAAAGTATTAATCAAATTATATATGAAATTGATAAAGTTATTGAAGAAATAACACCTGAAATAGCAGCTGATATTTATGAAACTGGTATATTTTTATCAGGTGGAGGAGCAAGTATAATATCTCTTAAAGAAAAAATAGAAGAGAAATTTAAACTTAAAGTTACTGTTTCAAATGAACCTATATATGCTGTTATTAATGGTATAGCTAATGTATTTCAAGAATTTAATAAATATAAAAATATATTGATATCAACACATAATGATTATTAAGGTGATATAGTGAAAGGTGATATAGAAGCCATATTATTTCTTTCAAAAGAACCTATAAATCTTAAAGATCTATCAAGTTTTTTTAAAGTTGATATGGAAAGAATTAAAGAAATTTCAAAAGAATTAGTTGATGATTATTCTGAACGGGGAATAAATGTTATAATAGAAAATGAGACTATATTTTTAAAAACAAATCCTATTAAAGGAGAAGTTATTAAAAACTATTATACTCCGGAGTTAAAATTAAGAAAACTTTCAAAATCTTCTTTTGAAGTATTAGCTATAATAGCCTATAAGGGGCCTATAACAAAAGCTGAAATAGAAGAAATTAGAAGTTCTGGAGCAGATCACATTATACCTATTTTAATGGAAAAAAAATTAATTCAAATAACTGGGAAGAAAAAAGCTCTGGGTAATCCTAATTTATATGAAGTAACTGATGATTTTTATGCTTATTTAGGTATAAAAAATAAGGAAGAATTATATGAATTTGATAAAAGTAAATGGTTAGTTACAGGAAAGGATGAAAATGAGAATAAATAAATATATAGCAGAATCAGGTTTTTGTTCAAGAAGAAAAGCTGATGAGCTTATAATGGATGGAAGAGTTACTATAAATAAAAATATAGCTATAATAGGTAGTGAAGTTGAAGATGGAGATATAGTTAGAGTAGATGGAGAAAAATTAACTGTAAAAAAAGATTATGAATACTATATCTTAAATAAACCTAAAAGAGTTTTATGTTCAAATGAAGATAGACAAAAAAGAACTTTAGCAGTAGATTTAATTAAGTCTAAAAAAAGATTATTTACTTATGGTAGACTTGATTATATGACAGAAGGTTTAATAATAATAAGTAATGACGGTGATATATATAATAATGTTATGCATCCTAAGAAAAAGTTATATAAAAGTTATGTAGCTAAAATAGATAAGGAAATAACAGAAGACCATATTGAAGCTCTTAAGCATGGTGTTGTTATAGATGGAGTTAGAACTTTACCTGCTAAGGTTAAAATAATAGCAAAAAAAGAAATTAGAATTGCTATTCATGAAGGAAGAAACAGACAAATAAGAAAGATGTTTGAAACTTTAGGTTATACTGTTAAAAATTTAAGAAGAGTAAAAGTAGGAGAACTGTCTCTTAAAGGACTTGAAGTTGGACAATATAGAAAAATGTCTGAAGATGAAATTAGGTATTTAAAAAGCTTGTAATCAAGCATATTAAATATAGAAATAAAAAAAGGAGTGTTGTTTATGTTTTTAGCTAATCCGCGTGAAGTAGGACTTTACATGCAAAGAAGAAGGAGAGACCTTAATATTACTCAAGATCAAATGGCAGAAATCTTGGGGTATGAAAAAAATACGATTTCAAGGTGGGAAAATGGTAAAGTCACAAAAATTAAAAAAGCAACTCTGCTTAAAATAGCAGAAATACTAAAAGTTGACCTTATGGATATATTAACGGCTAAATGGGAAACTTTGATAGGAGAGTAATGAAAGAAATAAGTTTACAACAAGTTATCTATTTAATTTCAAGTATAACTACAGAGATTAACAGAGAAAAGAATAAATTAGAAAATACAGCTGGAATTCCTTTAAAAGTTAATGGTAAAAATGTTGTAGATTCAGAAAAAGCTAATGAAATTACTGAAATTTTAGATAAAATTGAATTATTACAAAAAGATTTAGTAACTTTAAAATATAGTCTTGCAAAGCATAATATTGAAACAAGAGTAGGAGATTTAACTCTTACTGAAATGTTAGAAATTGTAAAATTAAAAAGAGCTTATGTATTATCTATTGAATATGCATTAGGTAAATCTAATTTAAAAGTTGAAACAGGAGTAGGTGTAGTTCAGTATGGTTCTTTCAAAGAAAAAGAATTAAAAGAATTGCATGATAATCTTGAAAAAGAAATCTTACAGTTATCTGAAATTATAGATAGTGTAAACTCAAAAACATTAGTCAATGTTGAATTATTAACAAAATAGGGTAATTAACAAGAATTTATTAATTTGGACGAAATTTTTTACGATTTATTATCATTTACGATTTATTTTTATGTTTAAATACAAAATATTAGTACAAGTTAATGATGAGTAGTGATACTAAAAACTTATGGAATGAGTTTTGCCTTTAGATTTCCATAGCACACCTTAGGGTGTGATTTTTATTATTATAAGTTTTCTGATATAACTTTGAATATTCCTTTTGTTGATATATCATATATTTTTTCTGGTTCTTCACAAATATTTAAGGTATAATGTTAATGTTAAATGTATTATTTAAAAAATGAAGTAATACAAAGAGCAGAATTGCAAAGAAAAATATGGAATATAGCTGATGCTTTAAGAGGTTCAGTAGATGGTTGGGATTTTAAACAATATGTATTAGGAACATTGTTTTATAGATTTATTTCAGAAAATATAGTAGAGTTTTTTTATTCAGCAGAACATGAATCAGGAGATTTAGAATTTGATTATGTAAATTTATCAGATGAAGAGGCACTTCAAGATTTTAAACCAGGAACAGTAGAAGACAAA comes from the Pseudostreptobacillus hongkongensis genome and includes:
- a CDS encoding DUF4912 domain-containing protein encodes the protein MIKDENLETKTDYEKKDEEIKVVIENDEIKEIIKFKKEKYSSYRNYPNQTNLKQIYRRKPKYLSRYVFSNINLDSNKLEVEKSKYDLIAEREERFFNKKTLPSNYFKNEIVLIPKNTNTLFTYWEVREDTFNDIKNNHQLVSENPLIILKDIDGSEKLKIFTYSRNGSMYINNIDPNHDYIVILGFLDIYDNFIELAYSNSANVPSPIPSDNFDVKWGVAEAKMNEFGNISIDFKTLNKDNINEYLGFKQEVLDDDVLTDNEKSINYRNNLNFNGSSNFNGSSFLGSSNLN
- the tsaD gene encoding tRNA (adenosine(37)-N6)-threonylcarbamoyltransferase complex transferase subunit TsaD, which translates into the protein MLILAIESSCDETSVAILKDGKEVLSNIVSSQIDIHKEYGGVVPEIASRQHIKNISSVYELALKKSNCKIEDISYIAVTHTPGLIGSLLVGLMFAKGLSFANNIPLIPVNHINGHIFSTFIENEPKLPMLTLVASGGHTSLYYMNENKELKLIGETLDDAIGEAYDKVARVLDIEYPGGPLLEKLALSGKNSITFPTPKIDNLNFSFSGLKTFATNYVNQKKMKNEEYIKADIAHSFQNKLIDIVKDKLIKAKDQFDVKTISIVGGVSANKTLRNAIINEEKFKDLDIIFPKLEYCTDNAAMIAASAFHKEILEGNILIDAIDTKNNKRR
- a CDS encoding histidine phosphatase family protein; this translates as MNIYFVRHGKTIWNLEGRIQGWSDTPLLEDDKSAYIAAEKIKGIKFDCICSSDLGRAIKTKQIILNELELEDENLTFEEFREVGFGELEGAHIDYIKANYADFWRKYKLYIENFDPGKYFKGFESVNTVRKRALKKINELKQIYGENANILVISHGSLISIMQNIGKTLTEPAIIPNNGEVVLLKI
- a CDS encoding DNA translocase FtsK → MAKAKNNKSVKNKDNKKKVNIAKKNDWGDIGLFAFGLGLFCLLIIKDYLSQGNIIETTLYYIVYTVRIIFGNASFILSIILMINGYIGIKKKIKKTVISRKVAGIIAFSMYCLLLSLEELGPISTNFSEAVSDILRYAFEFKGGGLVGGLLSIPFYLYIKELWLFLIVLLLTVVFSILSLSRVIRLIYLTISKTIEYYNSDEYEKKKKLIEAKKTYELNKQKELEAQREKEFTEYFIKIKEDKLEKELYKKNENESSSNEVEYYTEKELDEKKKLWQDHYNRIEELKKYEKERLDREKEEKLLRKIEKENLENSIIENETNDDNIEDFPEIHEYDIQPEYRYEPKEFDLDEYTSEEYIEEKYSISDNVYISRNENSNSVNSDFNKGLVEDEQKLEVENEDNYVEMYNIDTEDLNKSIEELFKYKSMDASKKEEMKKEIARNINLLEETLKNYGVNAKVTDYATGPTITRYEIKIPQDIRVKKVTDLESELKMYLRAESIRIEAPIPGKDAIGIETPNKIKEPVYFSNLIHSEELDKGILPVILGKDIVGKERIIDITKLPHLLIAGTTGSGKSIAINTMISSLISKKTDEEVKFIMVDPKMVELMPYNGIAHLLTPVITDPNMAAVALKWAVNEMEDRYKKLASLGLRNIESYNSKFSREKMYYIVIIIDELADLMMVASNNVETSIARIAQKARAIGIHLIVATQRPSTDVITGMIKANLPSRISFALRSNVDSRTILDQPGAEKLLGKGDMLFLDNGKSKLERLQGAFISDDEVIDLTDLIKSKKKVIYNDSILVEDEMEDSSRDPLFEKAVEIARNEGEKDKKLSISQLQRELKVGYNRAARICDQLKQFGVINEDNEYTNSELY
- a CDS encoding rod shape-determining protein, producing the protein MLNNLLKKIRRSMKLKRNTKDIGIDLGTANTVLYVKGENIVINEPTYVAVNNRNDNSIEFIGKKAKEIMGRTPGYMDVIRPLKNGVISDYEITEKMLSKFLDRIKKGELYNDRVIICVPSGVTQVERRAVVDAVKDAGAKEVYLIEEPVAAAIGAGIDMFEPKGHLIVDIGGGTTEIAFIVSGGAAKTHSIKIAGDQLNSDIIDYVRDNFNLNIGEKTAEDLKIIATNEKDSDVLYEIKGAEAVTGIPKEIRISVKEVNQSIDKSINQIIYEIDKVIEEITPEIAADIYETGIFLSGGGASIISLKEKIEEKFKLKVTVSNEPIYAVINGIANVFQEFNKYKNILISTHNDY
- the scpB gene encoding SMC-Scp complex subunit ScpB, with the translated sequence MKGDIEAILFLSKEPINLKDLSSFFKVDMERIKEISKELVDDYSERGINVIIENETIFLKTNPIKGEVIKNYYTPELKLRKLSKSSFEVLAIIAYKGPITKAEIEEIRSSGADHIIPILMEKKLIQITGKKKALGNPNLYEVTDDFYAYLGIKNKEELYEFDKSKWLVTGKDENENK
- a CDS encoding pseudouridine synthase — translated: MRINKYIAESGFCSRRKADELIMDGRVTINKNIAIIGSEVEDGDIVRVDGEKLTVKKDYEYYILNKPKRVLCSNEDRQKRTLAVDLIKSKKRLFTYGRLDYMTEGLIIISNDGDIYNNVMHPKKKLYKSYVAKIDKEITEDHIEALKHGVVIDGVRTLPAKVKIIAKKEIRIAIHEGRNRQIRKMFETLGYTVKNLRRVKVGELSLKGLEVGQYRKMSEDEIRYLKSL
- a CDS encoding helix-turn-helix domain-containing protein, whose amino-acid sequence is MFLANPREVGLYMQRRRRDLNITQDQMAEILGYEKNTISRWENGKVTKIKKATLLKIAEILKVDLMDILTAKWETLIGE
- a CDS encoding type I restriction-modification system subunit M N-terminal domain-containing protein: MYYLKNEVIQRAELQRKIWNIADALRGSVDGWDFKQYVLGTLFYRFISENIVEFFYSAEHESGDLEFDYVNLSDEEALQDFKPGTVEDKGFFILPSQLFQNVVKNAKNNPNLNTDLANIFRSI